The proteins below come from a single Bactrocera dorsalis isolate Fly_Bdor chromosome 5, ASM2337382v1, whole genome shotgun sequence genomic window:
- the LOC105229484 gene encoding NADH dehydrogenase [ubiquinone] 1 alpha subcomplex subunit 9, mitochondrial, with the protein MASLILLRNGHIAKQQSSAALSVLFVRHASNSSEGPRPLKSTNVSTMRRGTGGRSSFNGIVATIFGCTGFVGRYVCNKLGKTGTQMIMPYRGDHGEAIRLKVCGDLGQVLFQFYDLRDEKAIRDAVKYSNVVINLVGREFETKNFKFNDVHVEGARRIARISKEAGVERLIHLSALNASPEPMSFVLEGGSNFLKSKYYGECAVRDEFPEATIIRPADIYGSEDRFLRYYAHIWRRQFRAMPLWFAGERTVKQPVFVSDVAQAIVNCAKDPDTAGQVYQAVGPKRYQLSELVDWFHRVMRKDEKWWGYRRYDMRWDPTFLLKAKFTELICPGQPIGELHMERIERECITDVVRSDIPCLEDLGVQLTSMEEQIPWELRPYRAAQYYDAELGEWEEPAPPKPIEHREELRLFA; encoded by the exons ATGGCCTCATTAATATTGCTGCGTAATGGCCACATAGCAA AGCAACAGAGCAGCGCTGCATTGAGCGTACTCTTTGTGCGCCATGCTTCGAACTCCTCCGAAGGTCCTCGCCCACTAAAAAGCACCAATGTCAGCACCATGCGTCGTGGTACCGGTGGACGTAGCAGCTTTAATGGTATTGTTGCGACTATATTCGGTTGTACTGGTTTCGTAGGTCGCTATGTTTGCAACAAGCTGGGCAAAACTGGTACTCAAATGATAATGCCTTATCGTGGCGATCACGGAGAAGCTATTCGTCTTAAAGTGTGCGGCGATTTGGGTCAAGTGCTGTTCCAATTTTACGATTTAAGAGATGAAAAAGCGATACGCGATGCTGTGAAGTACTCAAATGTAGTTATCAACTTAGTTGGTCGTGAATTCGagactaaaaattttaaattcaatgacGTGCATGTGGAAGGCGCACGTCGCATTGCTAG aatcagCAAAGAAGCTGGAGTAGAACGTTTGATTCACCTGTCTGCTTTGAACGCTAGTCCTGAACCAATGAGCTTTGTGCTTGAGGGTGGCAGCAACTTTTTGAAGAGCAAATACTACGGTGAATGTGCTGTTCGTGATGAATTCCCAGAGGCCACCATTATTAGGCCAGCTGACATCTATGGCTCTGAAGATCGTTTCCTACGATACTACGCCCACATTTGGCGTCGCCAGTTCCGTGCCATGCCACTCTGGTTTGCGGGTGAACGCACTGTAAAACAACCAGTTTTTGTGTCGGATGTTGCACAAGCTATTGTCAATTGCGCTAAAGATCCCGATACTGCTGGTCAGGTTTATCAAGCTGTTGG ACCAAAACGCTACCAGTTGAGCGAATTAGTTGACTGGTTCCATCGTGTTATGCGCAAAGATGAAAAATGGTGGGGATACCGTCGTTATGACATGCGTTGGGATCCAACCTTCCTATTGAAAGCCAAGTTCACTGAGCTTATCTGTCCTGGACAACCTATTGGTGAGCTACATATGGAACGTATCGAGCGCGAATGCATTACCGATGTTGTTCGTTCCGACATACCGTGCTTGGAGGATTTGGGTGTACAATTGACCTCCATGGAAGAGCAAATACCATGGGAATTGCGACCATACCGTGCTGCGCAATATTATGATGCCGAATTGGGAGAGTGGGAGGAACCAGCTCCTCCAAAACCGATAGAACATCGGGAAGAACTACGTTTGTTTGCATAA